From Paenibacillus graminis:
GTTCCCCGGCTGCAGCCGCAGGCGCAGTATCCGTGCTCACCCCTGCCGCAAGACCGGCCTCATCCAGCGCTACAGGCCCAAGCACCCCTGTATCCAGCGTTCCCTCGCCGCTGACTTGCAGCATTTGCGCCTCTACCTCACTGGGGGGCGGGTCTACCGATGCCGACTCCGAGCCGAACAGGCCGCAGCCGGACAAGGTTAATGGAACAGCGAGCAGGCAAGCTGCGGACAGCCCGCGGATTGGTTTCATATGCTTCATGAATGATTACCCCTTTCAACGCTTGAGATCAGTTGTACTGCTATGTATACGAGCCCTCTGCTCAAAAAATAACAACAGCTTATCCTTAATTGCCGGTTTCTGGACAATTACGGCGCAGGCAGGGTACAATTTTCTAAACCAACCAAACTAAGACTCAATTACGGGGTGACTGATCATGGCCGATACTAATGCAAAAATACCTTACAGTCTAAACAGCAAAAAGGTCGCGGAAGCAACCAGATTCTGGCTGCATAAACGCGGAGTAACCTTGGAAGAAATCGCCGAGCTGGTGATGCTGCTGCAGAAGAAATACTATCCGAATCTGACCCTGGAAGAATGTGTGCATAACGTAGAGATGGTACTGAGCAAACGCGAGGTGCAGAATGCTGTGCTGACCGGCATCCAGCTGGACGTGCTGGCAGAAGAGGGCAAGCTGCTCTCCCCTCTCCAGGATATGATTGAAAACGATGAGAGTTTATACGGCGTGGATGAAATTCTGGCTTTTTCGATTGTGAACGTATACGGGAGCATCGGCTTCACCAACTATGGTTATGTGGACAAGCTGAAGCCTGGTGTGCTTGAGCGGCTGAACGACAAAAGCACCGGCCAAATCCATACCTTTTTGGACGATATTGTCGGGGCTGTAGCTGCGGCCGCCAGCTCCCGCATCGCACACCGGAAG
This genomic window contains:
- a CDS encoding phosphatidylglycerophosphatase A family protein; amino-acid sequence: MADTNAKIPYSLNSKKVAEATRFWLHKRGVTLEEIAELVMLLQKKYYPNLTLEECVHNVEMVLSKREVQNAVLTGIQLDVLAEEGKLLSPLQDMIENDESLYGVDEILAFSIVNVYGSIGFTNYGYVDKLKPGVLERLNDKSTGQIHTFLDDIVGAVAAAASSRIAHRKQAEREQELGQPHAPEDLEAASGKTATDKVQPE